The Ignavibacteriota bacterium genome contains the following window.
GCCGGTACCCATAATACAAGCAAATTTTTATTCTCAAATTCTTCGAGTGATATATGTGGAAAATATGCCGGACTCATCAAATTGCAATAACCTATCAGTTCTTTTTGGATTTTGTCAAAATCATCAATAGGGAACCCTTCAATCGGGCGTTTTATCATACCATTGATTTCTTCTATGCCAACAACTATATATCCGCTTCCAAGATTCTCAAAATCATTGGCAAAGCCGCAAACGGTTTGCATTATCTTTGAAGGGTTCCAACCTTTTTTAAATTCAATCCGTTCATATTCAACTACTTTACCTGAAAGTAATTCGTTTACATTTATTGGTATTGACATAATTATCCTTCTTAATAATTTTTCATTTGTTTTTTTTATTTCTAAAAATCATAAATTCAATCCATTTTTTCATTAAATAACTCAAAAATTCCTTTAAATTGCTTTGTATTGCCCTAAAAATACTTCATTTTGCCTTTAAAACAATTCACATTGCCTTTAAAACACTTTGTTTTGCCTTTATAATACTTTATATTTCCTTTTTTTTAACTCTCAATTATCCATTTTCAACTTTCAATTCTCCATTTTCAATTTTCAATTCTCCACTATCAACTTTCAATTATCAACTACTTCCACTTTTCCACTCAAAAGGTCATTCATTAGCCCGGCTTTAAGACGTTTGAGCTTAGAAAGGGTTTCTGTTTCTACAAAAACCAAAGAATCAATTTCACTTAAATAATCACATATTCTATTTTGTTCTCTTTCATCAGAAGACAAAGGAAATATCATTTTTTTTATATCTCTTATCACAATTCTTTTAAGAGCACTTCCAGATATAAATTTTATTAGATTTTTATTGAAGTATTGAGATTTCAATAAATATGATAAATATAAAGAAGAATATTTGTCCGATGGTCTCAATATAGCGATTGATGACAAGATTACAATTTTTTTATCTTTATTAAATACAAATACTTTGCCTATAGTACCATCTTTAGATAAAAGAATATCACCTTTCAGAGGCTGACAATTTTGTGAAACAAGGACTTCGTAATCTCTGATAGAAATTTTAGTACAAGAATTATAATTAAAATCAAATTCTTCCATATCTTTTACATTGCCAATAACAAAACCTTCTTCTCGTGCTTTAGGGCTAAAATGCGAGCCATCACTGACATAAATACAAACCTCTTCCAATCTCTTCACTTCCCACTCAACAGGTATTCTGCCAAGTGGCGAATCTTTGAATTTATGAGTTGCTTCAGAGCGTATATTTCCGTTTTCATCTATACCTTTAGTAAGCAGGTCTTGCATCATTCCGGTTTTCATTCTCTTGTATTTAGCAATTAGCTTTTCGCTTTCTTCAATTGCTTTATCAGCAGTAGTGAGTATTTCAGCTATTCGGGATTGGATGGATTTATCTATTGGAAGAAAACAAAATTCTTCGAGATATTCATTAAATTTAAAATTAATAATCCCCGTTGTCTGTTGTTGATATTTGTTTAATCTCCCAGAATGATAGTTATTAAGGAAAAAATACAAAATGTATTTACTATCATATTTATCATTTATCTTAACAATTTCAATAAAATTGGAACAAGTTCCTTCAAAATCTTTATCACAATAAACAACCCTACCAGCAGGTTTTTTATCACTTCCACCAGATTTTTCAACAAGCAAATATCCCTTTTTAATTCTTTTTTTATTAAGAATACTTTCTGGTACAAATCTACTCGCAATATCAGAATAATCAATTACTCCAAAATCAGTAAAATTTGTTGAACGCAGTACCAGTGAAAATTCACTTTGCTTTGGTTCATAACCCCATTCCCCAGAAATTGTGAATTCTATTATATCCTTTAACTTTACTTTTTCCCACTTGCTCATAATCTTTTCTTTTTTCCTAACTTACACTTGTAATTTTAAAATCAAGTCCATGAATTTTTTGTGAGCATCAAGCATCATTTTATAATGGTCAACCTTATTAATCCCTGTTGAACCAATTGTTGCATTGAGCTTTTTATCAAATTCTTCAACAGCTAACAATTCTGTCATACCTTTCATACACTTTGAAGAATACAGAAAAGAAATATCTCTAAATAATTCATATTTCAAGTCATCATTAATTTTTGCCGAGAAAATTCTGGTAAGTACAACATCGAATCTGCCTATAACAAAATATAAATCTTCAAAGAATACATTGTTTAGGAGTTCATCATGATTATCAGAAGCCCTAAACAAATCTGCAAAAACCTCAATTGAAGCTCTTTGTGA
Protein-coding sequences here:
- a CDS encoding restriction endonuclease subunit S, with the protein product MSKWEKVKLKDIIEFTISGEWGYEPKQSEFSLVLRSTNFTDFGVIDYSDIASRFVPESILNKKRIKKGYLLVEKSGGSDKKPAGRVVYCDKDFEGTCSNFIEIVKINDKYDSKYILYFFLNNYHSGRLNKYQQQTTGIINFKFNEYLEEFCFLPIDKSIQSRIAEILTTADKAIEESEKLIAKYKRMKTGMMQDLLTKGIDENGNIRSEATHKFKDSPLGRIPVEWEVKRLEEVCIYVSDGSHFSPKAREEGFVIGNVKDMEEFDFNYNSCTKISIRDYEVLVSQNCQPLKGDILLSKDGTIGKVFVFNKDKKIVILSSIAILRPSDKYSSLYLSYLLKSQYFNKNLIKFISGSALKRIVIRDIKKMIFPLSSDEREQNRICDYLSEIDSLVFVETETLSKLKRLKAGLMNDLLSGKVEVVDN